The Saccharomyces mikatae IFO 1815 strain IFO1815 genome assembly, chromosome: 13 genome has a segment encoding these proteins:
- the ADH3 gene encoding alcohol dehydrogenase ADH3 (similar to Saccharomyces cerevisiae ADH3 (YMR083W); ancestral locus Anc_2.480): MLRTSTLITRRVQPSLISRNILRLQSTAAIPETQKGVIFYENKGKLHYKDIPVPEPKPNEILINVKYSGVCHTDLHAWHGDWPLPVKLPLVGGHEGAGVVVKLGSNVKGWKIGDLAGIKWLNGSCMTCEFCESGHESNCPDADLSGYTHDGSFQQFATADAIQAAKIQQGTDLAEVAPILCAGVTVYKALKEADLKAGDWVAISGAAGGLGSLAVQYATAMGYRVLGIDAGEEKEKLFKKLGGEVFIDFTKTKDMVSDIQEATKGGPHGVINVSVSEAAISLSTEYVRPTGTVVLVGLPANAYVKSEVFSHVVKSINIKGSYVGNRADTREALDFFSRGLIKSPIKIVGLSELPKVYDLMEKGKILGRYVVDTSK, encoded by the coding sequence ATGTTAAGAACGTCGACATTAATCACGAGGCGCGTCCAACCAAGCCTAATATCTAGAAACATTCTCAGATTGCAATCCACAGCTGCAATTCCCGAAACTCAAAAGGGTGTCATCTTTTATGAGAATAAAGGGAAGCTGCATTACAAAGATATTCCGGTGCCAGAACCCAAACCAAATGAGATTTTGATTAACGTTAAGTACTCTGGTGTGTGCCACACCGATTTACATGCTTGGCACGGTGATTGGCCATTGCCTGTTAAGCTACCATTAGTGGGTGGTCATGAAGGTGCTGGTGTAGTTGTCAAATTAGGTTCCAACGTTAAAGGCTGGAAAATTGGCGATTTAGCAGGTATCAAATGGTTGAACGGTTCTTGTATGACCTGTGAATTCTGTGAATCAGGCCACGAATCCAACTGCCCAGATGCTGATCTATCCGGTTACACTCATGATGGTTCTTTCCAACAATTTGCAACTGCTGACGCTATACAAGCTGCCAAAATTCAACAAGGTACTGACTTAGCTGAAGTGGCCCCAATATTATGTGCTGGTGTTACCGTATACAAAGCGCTAAAAGAAGCGGACTTGAAAGCTGGTGACTGGGTCGCAATATCCGGTGCTGCAGGTGGTTTAGGTTCCTTAGCTGTTCAATACGCGACCGCAATGGGTTACAGAGTATTAGGTATTGACGCTGgtgaagagaaagaaaaactttttaagAAATTGGGAGGTGAGGTATTCATTGATTTTACTAAAACAAAGGATATGGTTTCTGATATCCAAGAAGCCACCAAAGGTGGTCCTCATGGTGTCATTAACGTCTCCGTTTCGGAAGCGGCTATTTCTCTATCTACAGAGTATGTTAGACCAACCGGTACTGTTGTATTGGTTGGTTTGCCTGCGAACGCCTACGTTAAGTCAGAAGTTTTCTCTCATGTGGTAAAATCGATCAATATCAAGGGATCTTACGTTGGTAACAGAGCTGATACAAGAGAAGCTTTAGACTTCTTCAGTAGAGGTTTGATTAAATCACCAATCAAGATTGTTGGATTATCTGAATTACCCAAGGTTTATGATTTAATGGAAAAAGGCAAAATTTTAGGTAGATACGTTGTTGATACTAGTAAATAA
- the ISF1 gene encoding Isf1p (similar to Saccharomyces cerevisiae MBR1 (YKL093W) and ISF1 (YMR081C); ancestral locus Anc_2.488), translated as MIASEIFERGVQDPFCQDCDYEDETDVQSFLGPNDFVNSKLASFSFENSSKNNIFRANINTNVGNTSKHRGSHTIGHHLRKIKTAPHHLCGFAPQNSTNGCNEATRPSPRRIRANSSTFIHQLSRQSTRQSSLGDTVDSCDDHKCIKARSRHSSCYGIPTHLYGLEKYVSSELDSLAVTNDKSNNSTSPLASISTSASNSNSCLNLNSNSTTFPSSFLSSEKNNRLKSISHGKMSSNVAGHSGNPYHYCKERRPSNLRRASSSVLSTGSSSSPLQTRKNSYSNSLIKSSSNSSLNTSVGSSNEESVPHSSNHLEERNPRRKSFIKLSLASSFSN; from the coding sequence ATGATTGCttcagaaatttttgaaagaggtGTGCAAGATCCATTTTGTCAAGATTGTGAttatgaagatgaaacaGACGTGCAGAGCTTTCTAGGCCCAAATGACTTTGTAAATTCCAAACTTGCGTCCTTTAGTTTTGAGAATTCCTCGAAAAATAACATCTTTCGTGCTAATATAAATACCAATGTTGGCAATACAAGCAAACACAGAGGTAGCCATACAATTGGACATCATTTGAGAAAGATCAAAACTGCTCCCCACCATTTATGTGGATTTGCCCCACAAAATTCAACAAACGGATGCAACGAAGCGACTCGTCCTTCTCCAAGAAGAATAAGAGCAAATAGCAGCACTTTTATTCACCAATTGTCCAGACAATCCACCAGGCAGTCCTCGTTGGGTGATACCGTGGACTCCTGTGACGACCATAAATGCATAAAGGCAAGATCTAGGCATTCTTCATGTTATGGTATACCAACGCATCTTTATGGCTTGGAAAAATATGTTTCATCTGAACTCGACTCGCTAGCGGTGACTAACGATAAGTCGAATAATTCTACCTCTCCATTAGCATCCATTTCAACATCCGCCTCGAATTCTAATTCGTGTTTGAATCTGAATTCGAATTCCACTACATTTCCGTCGTCTTTTCTCTCCAGCGAAAAGAACAATCGACTAAAGTCGATCTCTCATGGGAAAATGTCATCAAACGTTGCAGGACATAGCGGAAACCCTTATCATTATTGCAAAGAACGAAGGCCATCAAACTTGAGAAGGGCTTCATCTTCAGTTCTTTCTACTGGTTCCTCTTCGTCTCCCTTGCAGACAAGGAAAAACTCGTATTCTAACTCCCTGAttaaatcttcttcaaatagCTCACTGAATACTAGTGTcggttcttcaaatgaaGAATCCGTACCTCATAGCTCTAATCACCTGGAAGAACGGAATCCTAGAAGGAAGTCATTCATAAAATTGTCACTAGCGAgttcattttctaattag